In Arcobacter sp. CECT 8983, a single window of DNA contains:
- a CDS encoding branched-chain amino acid transaminase codes for MTEAKYIWMDGKFVDWHDAKVHVLSHTLHYGNGAIEGTKAYKTHDGRCAIFKLKEHTKRLINSAKMTLIEVPFTADELNDAQVELLQKNELFEGAYIRPLVYLGYGVMGLYHKDAPVNVSISAWEWGAYLGEEGMKKGVRVKIASMTRNPNTSGMGKAKAVANYLNSQMAKFEAVEAGYDEALLRDDQGYIAEASGACFFIVRDGVIITPPNDNSLESITQATVIDLAEDLGYTVVRRRLTREEVYIADEAFFTGTAVEVTPIREIDCRVIGAGERGPITEALQTAYFDAVQGKNEKYEKYLTYIN; via the coding sequence ATGACAGAAGCAAAATACATCTGGATGGATGGAAAATTTGTTGATTGGCATGACGCAAAAGTTCATGTTTTAAGTCACACATTGCATTATGGGAATGGTGCAATTGAAGGTACTAAAGCTTATAAAACACATGATGGAAGATGTGCTATTTTTAAATTAAAAGAGCACACTAAAAGATTAATTAATTCTGCTAAAATGACTCTTATTGAAGTTCCATTTACAGCAGATGAATTAAACGATGCTCAAGTTGAATTATTACAAAAAAATGAACTATTTGAGGGAGCATATATTAGACCTTTAGTATATCTAGGTTATGGTGTTATGGGTCTATATCATAAAGATGCACCTGTAAATGTTTCTATTTCTGCTTGGGAATGGGGAGCATATTTAGGTGAAGAGGGAATGAAAAAAGGTGTAAGAGTTAAAATTGCATCTATGACTAGAAACCCAAATACATCTGGTATGGGAAAAGCAAAAGCAGTTGCAAACTACTTAAACTCTCAAATGGCAAAATTTGAAGCAGTTGAAGCTGGATATGATGAAGCTTTATTAAGAGATGACCAAGGTTATATTGCAGAAGCATCTGGTGCTTGTTTCTTTATCGTAAGAGATGGTGTAATTATTACTCCTCCAAATGACAACTCTTTAGAGTCTATCACTCAAGCTACAGTTATTGATTTAGCTGAAGATTTAGGATATACAGTAGTAAGAAGAAGACTTACAAGAGAAGAGGTTTATATTGCTGATGAAGCTTTCTTCACAGGAACTGCTGTTGAAGTAACTCCTATTAGAGAGATTGATTGTAGAGTTATTGGAGCTGGTGAAAGAGGTCCAATTACTGAAGCCTTACAGACTGCTTACTTTGATGCAGTTCAAGGTAAAAATGAAAAATATGAGAAATATTTAACTTATATAAACTAA
- a CDS encoding FecR family protein: protein MDLLEEIDKKAISWIIKEQEGLSLKEKNDLKKWLENINHANSYNENKKLFFDCKNLDEEFLNECLDNTHNSNIFYKSKYLVASIIALLFVCAFLLEQNKNKILFSKEFSSKNEKILNIALEDSSLIDLDIKSKMKVEYYKNKRVVNFHEGKAFFSVAKDKNRPFFIKMKNAQIEVLGTKFEVSNLNDKVSINVLSGIVKVSHISDSKKKKDLIQLKKSESFSLDNKGNILDFKKTNLSQIASWKNDLIYFENHTLKDAVSFFQRYINKKVEFDSYELSQQKISGKFSTKNFDGFIDSIKLLYSLKIEEKEKILKISKK from the coding sequence ATGGATTTATTAGAAGAAATAGATAAAAAAGCAATATCTTGGATAATAAAAGAGCAAGAAGGTTTAAGTTTAAAAGAAAAAAATGACTTGAAAAAATGGCTAGAAAATATAAACCATGCAAACTCATATAATGAAAACAAAAAACTTTTTTTTGACTGTAAAAATTTAGATGAAGAATTTTTGAATGAATGCCTAGATAATACTCATAATTCAAATATCTTTTATAAGAGTAAATATCTTGTGGCTTCCATAATAGCACTGCTTTTTGTATGTGCTTTTCTTTTGGAACAAAACAAAAATAAAATACTCTTTTCTAAAGAGTTTAGTAGTAAAAATGAAAAGATATTAAATATAGCATTGGAAGATAGCTCTTTAATAGATTTGGATATAAAATCAAAAATGAAAGTAGAATATTATAAAAACAAAAGAGTAGTGAATTTTCATGAAGGAAAAGCCTTTTTTTCTGTTGCTAAAGATAAAAATAGACCCTTTTTTATTAAGATGAAAAATGCTCAAATTGAAGTTTTAGGAACAAAATTTGAGGTTTCAAACTTAAATGATAAAGTAAGTATAAATGTTCTTAGTGGAATAGTTAAAGTAAGTCATATCTCTGATTCAAAAAAGAAAAAAGATCTAATTCAGTTAAAAAAGTCTGAAAGTTTTTCTTTGGATAATAAAGGTAATATTTTGGATTTTAAGAAAACTAATTTATCCCAAATAGCAAGTTGGAAAAATGATTTGATATACTTTGAGAACCATACTTTAAAAGATGCAGTAAGCTTTTTCCAAAGGTACATCAATAAAAAAGTAGAGTTTGATTCTTATGAGTTGTCTCAACAAAAAATCTCAGGTAAATTTTCCACAAAAAATTTTGATGGATTTATTGATTCCATTAAACTTTTGTATTCTCTTAAGATTGAAGAAAAAGAGAAAATCTTAAAAATATCAAAAAAATAA
- the hisIE gene encoding bifunctional phosphoribosyl-AMP cyclohydrolase/phosphoribosyl-ATP diphosphatase HisIE yields the protein MSTEKIDWQKMNGLIPVITQDATTNEVLMLAYMNEEALKLTLEIKQAHYYSRSKQRLWKKGESSGHTQEVVSTMVDCDNDTVLLKVNQNGVACHTGRKSCFFTDLENDEVKLDVEVNTTNAYGVIDTLYHVIESRKNDDPTKSYTAKLLQGKENSMLKKIVEEAGEFTFAVKDNDEEEIIYEAADLLYHSLVALSSKGINPDRVKQELSRRFSLSGIEEKNSREK from the coding sequence ATGAGTACTGAAAAAATTGACTGGCAAAAAATGAATGGATTAATCCCTGTTATCACACAAGATGCAACTACTAATGAAGTATTAATGCTTGCATATATGAATGAAGAAGCACTTAAACTAACGCTTGAAATAAAACAAGCTCATTATTACAGTAGAAGTAAACAAAGATTATGGAAAAAGGGTGAAAGCTCTGGACATACGCAAGAAGTTGTTTCTACCATGGTTGATTGTGATAATGACACTGTTTTATTAAAAGTAAACCAAAATGGTGTTGCTTGTCATACAGGAAGAAAGTCATGCTTCTTTACTGATTTAGAAAATGATGAAGTTAAACTTGACGTAGAAGTAAATACTACTAATGCCTATGGCGTGATTGATACTTTATACCATGTAATTGAATCAAGAAAAAATGATGATCCTACAAAATCATATACTGCAAAACTTCTTCAAGGTAAAGAAAACTCTATGCTTAAAAAGATTGTAGAAGAAGCTGGAGAATTTACTTTTGCAGTTAAAGATAATGATGAAGAAGAGATTATCTATGAAGCAGCTGATCTACTATATCATAGTTTAGTTGCCCTTTCTAGTAAAGGAATTAATCCAGATAGAGTAAAGCAAGAACTTTCTAGAAGATTTAGCTTATCTGGAATTGAAGAAAAAAACTCTAGAGAAAAGTAG
- a CDS encoding DUF4198 domain-containing protein: MDIKKTLMGFAFLAITNLSAHDFWVDSQNNSDLSFNIGYGHDFPKLEKIPEERLEIFEALKITGEKQTIELKKSSTVNYNYELNQKLEDGSYILSGVYKPTYWTKDENFKWFQGKTKDEIKTKATFCEKAHFEAKNIFSIGNKHSDIITKPIGHKLEIVPLSNPKDYKVGKPFKVKVLFKNRPLKVSAVKATLEGYLKGKFAYYGTTDLRGVTEILPLKAGRWLVKAEVKKELEDKSKCDEEINVATLTFDIKE; the protein is encoded by the coding sequence ATGGATATTAAAAAAACTCTAATGGGGTTTGCATTTCTTGCAATAACAAATTTAAGTGCTCATGATTTTTGGGTAGATTCTCAAAATAATAGTGACCTTTCTTTTAACATTGGATATGGTCATGACTTTCCAAAACTTGAAAAAATACCAGAAGAAAGACTAGAAATTTTTGAAGCTTTAAAAATAACAGGTGAAAAACAAACTATTGAACTAAAAAAAAGTTCAACTGTTAACTATAATTATGAATTAAATCAAAAACTTGAAGATGGTTCTTATATCTTATCAGGTGTTTATAAACCAACTTATTGGACAAAAGATGAAAACTTCAAATGGTTTCAAGGTAAAACAAAAGATGAAATAAAAACAAAAGCTACTTTTTGTGAAAAAGCACACTTTGAAGCAAAAAATATCTTCTCTATAGGAAATAAACATAGTGATATTATTACTAAACCTATCGGACACAAACTAGAAATAGTTCCTTTATCTAACCCAAAAGATTACAAAGTAGGAAAGCCATTTAAAGTTAAAGTTTTATTTAAAAATAGACCTTTAAAAGTATCAGCTGTAAAAGCTACTTTAGAAGGATATTTAAAAGGTAAATTTGCATACTACGGAACAACTGACTTAAGAGGTGTTACAGAAATATTGCCACTTAAAGCAGGTAGATGGTTAGTAAAAGCAGAAGTAAAAAAAGAGTTAGAAGATAAGAGTAAATGTGATGAAGAGATAAATGTTGCAACATTAACTTTTGATATAAAAGAGTAA
- a CDS encoding Mrp/NBP35 family ATP-binding protein produces the protein MATIADIKEELSKVIYPGFQKSIVDFGFVKDIQVDADDACTILLDITSSAEEVASKLEEDISKVLGEIGVTNVNLKISKPEAPKQQSNSVSGSNIAPQIKNFVMVSSGKGGVGKSTTTVNLAIAAAMQGKKVGILDADIYGPNIPRMMGLNGLEVEVVGNKAKPFNAFGVSVMSMGSLMEEGQSLIWRGAMIMKAIQQLLRDILWEDLDILFIDMPPGTGDAQLTLAQSVPVTCGINVTTPQHVALDDSRRSLDMFQKLHIPIGGIIENMSGFICPECNTESDIFGQGTCEDLADQYNTQVLGLLPIEPAIREGGDGGKPVVYFQPESESAKRYMKATEKLIAFVEENAGKAENASIQPTTAPGQSACSTSGAAASKSEPKQESSSGGCGTGCGCH, from the coding sequence ATGGCAACTATAGCAGATATAAAAGAAGAGTTATCAAAAGTTATATATCCAGGTTTCCAAAAATCTATTGTTGATTTTGGTTTCGTAAAAGATATTCAAGTTGATGCTGATGATGCCTGTACAATACTTTTAGATATTACTTCAAGTGCTGAAGAAGTAGCTTCAAAACTAGAAGAAGATATCTCAAAAGTTTTAGGTGAAATTGGTGTAACAAATGTAAATTTAAAAATTTCTAAGCCAGAAGCTCCCAAACAACAAAGTAATAGTGTAAGTGGAAGTAATATTGCTCCACAAATTAAAAACTTTGTAATGGTAAGTTCTGGAAAAGGTGGAGTTGGTAAATCAACTACTACTGTAAACTTAGCAATAGCAGCAGCAATGCAAGGTAAAAAAGTAGGTATTTTAGATGCAGACATCTATGGACCAAATATTCCTAGAATGATGGGTTTAAATGGACTTGAAGTTGAGGTAGTTGGAAATAAAGCTAAGCCTTTTAATGCCTTTGGCGTTTCAGTTATGTCAATGGGTTCTTTAATGGAAGAAGGGCAATCTCTTATTTGGAGAGGTGCTATGATTATGAAAGCTATCCAACAATTATTAAGAGACATTCTTTGGGAAGATTTAGACATTTTATTTATTGATATGCCTCCAGGAACTGGTGATGCACAATTAACTCTTGCACAAAGTGTACCTGTAACATGTGGTATTAATGTTACTACTCCTCAACATGTTGCACTTGATGATTCAAGAAGGTCTTTAGATATGTTCCAAAAACTTCATATTCCTATTGGTGGAATTATTGAAAATATGAGTGGATTTATTTGTCCTGAATGTAATACTGAGTCTGATATCTTTGGACAAGGAACTTGTGAAGATTTAGCAGATCAATATAATACACAAGTATTAGGATTACTTCCTATTGAACCAGCAATTAGAGAAGGTGGAGATGGTGGTAAACCAGTTGTTTATTTCCAACCTGAATCTGAATCTGCAAAAAGATATATGAAAGCTACAGAAAAATTAATTGCTTTTGTAGAAGAAAATGCAGGAAAAGCAGAAAATGCTTCTATTCAACCAACTACAGCTCCAGGACAATCTGCTTGTTCTACAAGTGGTGCAGCAGCTTCTAAGTCTGAACCAAAACAAGAATCTTCATCTGGTGGATGTGGAACTGGTTGTGGTTGTCACTAA
- a CDS encoding prohibitin family protein: MPIDNDYFKNRQQQNKGNNSNNGGGGNYQPPFEPPEFFKNFGKKAGIIYVIIIILAALFIFKPFVIIESGQVGIKVTTGKYEDRPLNPGFHLYIPVFQKVIVVDTKVRLINYASVETSGSNGFDQSIKLNPAINILDARGLPVSIELTVQYRLTASGAPLTIATWGPGWEDKIVNPVVRNIVRNVVGGFNAEELPTRRNEIATMIENGIRTEIESLKEKPVTVESVQLREIVLPPKIKEQIERVQIANQESERVRYEVLRAKQEAEKKAALAKGEADKNRIEAQGRADAVTIEAKAQAAANKAIAGSLTPKLLHMQQIEVQGKFNEALRENKDAKIFLTPGGSTPNIWVDTKNKSRDTAINQ, encoded by the coding sequence ATGCCAATAGATAACGACTATTTTAAAAATAGACAACAACAAAACAAGGGTAACAACTCCAATAACGGTGGAGGTGGTAATTACCAACCTCCTTTTGAGCCACCTGAATTTTTTAAAAACTTCGGTAAAAAAGCTGGGATTATTTATGTAATTATCATCATCTTAGCTGCTTTATTTATCTTTAAACCCTTTGTAATCATTGAATCTGGTCAAGTGGGTATCAAAGTTACAACAGGTAAGTATGAAGATAGACCTTTAAATCCTGGTTTCCATTTATATATTCCAGTATTCCAAAAAGTTATTGTAGTTGATACAAAAGTTAGACTTATTAATTATGCTTCAGTGGAAACTAGTGGTAGTAATGGATTTGACCAAAGTATTAAATTAAACCCTGCTATTAACATTCTTGATGCAAGGGGTTTACCAGTTTCAATTGAATTAACAGTTCAATATAGACTTACTGCTTCAGGAGCACCTTTAACAATTGCTACTTGGGGTCCAGGATGGGAAGATAAAATCGTTAACCCAGTTGTTAGAAACATAGTAAGAAATGTTGTTGGTGGATTTAACGCAGAAGAATTACCAACTAGAAGAAATGAAATTGCAACTATGATTGAAAATGGAATTAGAACTGAAATCGAATCTCTTAAAGAAAAACCTGTAACTGTAGAATCAGTTCAATTAAGAGAGATTGTTCTTCCTCCAAAGATTAAAGAGCAAATTGAAAGAGTTCAAATTGCTAACCAAGAATCAGAAAGAGTAAGATACGAAGTTTTAAGAGCTAAACAAGAAGCTGAGAAAAAAGCTGCACTTGCAAAGGGTGAGGCTGACAAAAACAGAATTGAAGCGCAAGGTAGAGCAGATGCTGTAACTATTGAAGCAAAAGCACAAGCAGCTGCAAATAAAGCAATTGCAGGTTCACTTACACCTAAATTACTTCATATGCAACAAATTGAAGTTCAAGGTAAATTCAACGAAGCTCTTAGAGAAAACAAAGATGCTAAGATTTTCTTAACACCTGGTGGCTCAACTCCAAATATCTGGGTTGACACTAAAAATAAATCAAGAGACACTGCAATTAACCAATAA
- a CDS encoding RNA polymerase sigma factor, producing MLEYYKEISYYLLRLTKDKDLAKDLTQETYAKALEIDKKTENTTIQKAYLYKIAYSLVVDKVRKNKKISYTSFEEEQYSIPKKECPDEILIEEKKEQKLKKCISTLSRKNKQAFVLHIYKGYTRKEISEIMGISVNAVEKNITRAMLKIKEQMKKEY from the coding sequence ATGTTAGAGTATTATAAAGAAATCTCTTACTACTTACTAAGACTTACAAAAGATAAAGATTTAGCTAAGGATCTTACTCAAGAGACTTATGCTAAAGCTTTAGAAATAGATAAAAAAACTGAAAATACTACTATTCAAAAAGCATATCTTTATAAGATTGCCTACAGTCTTGTTGTAGACAAAGTAAGAAAAAATAAAAAAATATCTTATACAAGTTTCGAAGAAGAACAATACTCTATTCCTAAAAAAGAGTGTCCAGATGAAATTTTAATTGAAGAAAAAAAAGAACAAAAATTAAAAAAATGTATTAGTACTCTTTCAAGAAAAAACAAACAGGCTTTTGTTTTACACATTTATAAAGGATATACGCGAAAAGAAATTTCTGAAATCATGGGTATAAGTGTAAATGCAGTAGAAAAAAACATAACAAGAGCAATGTTGAAAATAAAAGAGCAAATGAAGAAAGAGTATTAA
- a CDS encoding TonB-dependent siderophore receptor gives MKLLKSSLVAPSLAFLLSVNLFAQESYTIKDKTLKEALEIISKKSKLSYIAKDKLLESKKVNDIENINEVEKALEELLAGTGLEAVVNKNTIIIKEKNSNASSKDSDNLGEVNVTESLQNKMANKNFSSDANLGLFGESNIKNVPMSVVTFTKDSIKNNQARQLSDLITQDSSVRSSGAYGDNAESFYLRGVPLGDWNQGEYAFDGVYGVAPNYKVPTDLFDAVSVVKGPSTILFGMSPKGNTGGAINLVPKRAYKDSNEIELRYTNDSKPGIATDIARRFGKDKQFGARLNLAYDSGDSVIDNLESESFSGSLSLDYISDNFITSLDYISTFENIDAPFRRLYIADGVDLASAPDNNFNLAQDWEYSNADENLALYKFDYFFNENTQVGFYVGGGQSNVDRLFQKGAVLQNSNGDVKTNFSNGKFDVSRFTYGIKANSSFKTASLNHRINVDASSYEGKVKTRINTDSTKYDSNIYHPTKISKIDLVLPDDKRTDTILESFAISDTISNEAEDIRFTFGGRYQNVETINYDISGDKTSHYDDSRFSPFVGLVYKPIEDLSLYANYSQGLSAGQNAPAGSANEGESLKPYKTTQIEVGAKYNHNNIDYSLALFDMERKKAETGKDNVYASTMKLQHRGIEISAFGKLTQTVRFSSALTYMKTEIKETEQTYSNDEVGGAPELLANIGLDIDIPFVKGLSFGNYLIYSDEQYVRDGSTVKLPSWTRWDMGLKYETKYNKNDLTVMFDVDNVTNKAYYEGASQWGHISSGEPRVFSLSLNYKF, from the coding sequence ATGAAGCTATTAAAAAGTTCATTAGTTGCCCCAAGTTTAGCTTTTCTTTTAAGTGTAAATCTTTTTGCCCAAGAGTCATACACAATAAAAGATAAAACTTTAAAAGAGGCATTGGAAATTATATCAAAAAAATCAAAGTTGTCATATATTGCAAAAGATAAGCTTTTAGAGTCAAAAAAAGTAAATGATATTGAAAATATAAATGAGGTAGAAAAAGCATTAGAAGAACTTTTAGCAGGAACAGGTTTAGAAGCAGTTGTAAATAAAAATACAATTATTATCAAAGAAAAAAACAGTAATGCCTCTTCAAAAGATTCTGATAATTTAGGTGAAGTAAATGTAACTGAAAGCTTACAAAATAAGATGGCAAACAAAAACTTTTCAAGTGATGCAAATCTAGGATTATTTGGTGAATCAAATATAAAAAACGTACCAATGTCAGTGGTTACTTTTACAAAAGATAGTATTAAAAATAATCAGGCTAGACAATTAAGTGATTTAATTACGCAAGACTCTTCTGTACGAAGCTCAGGAGCATATGGAGATAATGCGGAATCCTTTTATCTAAGAGGTGTTCCTTTAGGAGATTGGAATCAGGGAGAATATGCTTTTGATGGAGTTTATGGTGTTGCTCCAAATTATAAAGTTCCAACAGATCTTTTTGATGCAGTATCTGTAGTAAAAGGACCAAGTACAATTCTTTTTGGGATGTCTCCAAAAGGAAATACAGGAGGAGCTATAAACTTAGTTCCTAAAAGAGCTTATAAAGATTCAAATGAGATTGAATTAAGATATACAAATGATTCAAAACCAGGAATTGCAACTGATATTGCTAGACGATTTGGAAAAGATAAACAGTTTGGTGCAAGGCTAAATTTAGCTTATGATAGTGGTGACTCTGTTATTGATAACTTAGAGAGTGAATCTTTTAGTGGTTCATTAAGTCTTGACTATATATCTGATAACTTTATTACAAGTTTAGATTATATCTCAACTTTTGAAAATATTGATGCACCTTTTAGAAGATTATATATAGCTGATGGAGTAGATTTAGCTAGTGCACCTGATAATAATTTTAATCTTGCACAAGATTGGGAATACTCTAATGCCGATGAAAATCTAGCTTTATATAAGTTTGATTACTTTTTTAATGAGAATACACAAGTTGGTTTTTATGTAGGAGGCGGACAGTCTAATGTAGATAGATTATTTCAAAAAGGAGCAGTACTTCAAAACTCAAATGGTGATGTAAAAACAAATTTTAGTAATGGTAAGTTTGATGTTTCAAGATTTACATATGGAATTAAAGCAAACAGTTCATTTAAAACTGCATCGTTGAATCATAGAATAAATGTTGATGCTTCTTCTTATGAGGGAAAAGTTAAAACTAGAATAAACACTGATTCTACAAAATATGATAGTAATATTTATCATCCAACAAAAATATCTAAAATTGATTTAGTCCTACCAGATGATAAAAGAACAGATACCATTTTAGAATCTTTTGCTATCTCAGATACGATTTCAAATGAAGCTGAAGATATTAGATTTACTTTTGGAGGAAGATATCAAAATGTAGAAACAATAAATTATGATATATCAGGTGATAAAACAAGTCATTATGATGACTCAAGATTTTCACCTTTTGTAGGACTTGTTTATAAACCAATAGAAGATTTAAGTTTATATGCAAATTATTCACAAGGCTTAAGTGCAGGACAAAATGCTCCTGCTGGAAGTGCTAATGAAGGTGAATCTTTAAAACCATATAAAACAACTCAAATAGAAGTAGGAGCAAAATACAATCACAATAATATTGATTATTCTTTAGCTTTATTTGATATGGAAAGAAAAAAAGCAGAAACAGGCAAAGATAATGTATATGCTTCAACTATGAAACTACAACATAGAGGTATTGAAATTTCTGCTTTTGGAAAATTAACTCAGACAGTTCGATTCTCTTCTGCATTAACATATATGAAAACAGAAATTAAAGAAACAGAACAAACATATTCAAATGATGAGGTAGGTGGTGCTCCAGAGCTTTTAGCAAATATAGGTTTAGATATTGATATCCCTTTTGTAAAAGGATTATCTTTTGGGAATTATTTAATTTATAGCGATGAACAATACGTAAGAGATGGTTCAACAGTAAAACTTCCTTCTTGGACAAGATGGGATATGGGCTTAAAATATGAAACTAAATACAATAAAAATGATTTAACTGTTATGTTTGATGTAGATAATGTGACAAATAAAGCATATTATGAAGGAGCTTCTCAATGGGGACATATCTCATCAGGAGAACCAAGAGTATTTAGTTTAAGTCTAAATTATAAATTCTAA
- a CDS encoding cyclopropane-fatty-acyl-phospholipid synthase family protein has product MSQQEFWNSKFSRDGYLYGIKPNSFIASKVKLLKRGAKVLCLGEGEGRNAIFLAKKGFEVTAIDASDIGLKKLEQRAKEEDLSIKTICLDLNDWEAKEKYDGIVASYLHMYEEDRAKLFENINESLEPEGIFIGEFFSVNQLNFSSGGPKDEKLLYKVEDFKNHYAFCDADVKEQITILDEGKGHQGEASVIRVLLSNN; this is encoded by the coding sequence ATGTCTCAACAAGAGTTTTGGAACAGTAAATTTTCAAGAGATGGATATCTTTATGGAATAAAACCAAATAGTTTTATAGCAAGCAAAGTAAAACTTTTAAAAAGAGGTGCAAAAGTTTTATGTCTAGGTGAGGGTGAAGGTAGAAATGCAATTTTTTTAGCAAAAAAAGGTTTTGAGGTAACTGCTATTGATGCTTCTGATATAGGTCTTAAAAAGTTAGAACAAAGAGCAAAAGAAGAAGATTTAAGTATCAAAACTATTTGTCTTGATTTAAATGACTGGGAAGCAAAGGAAAAATATGATGGAATAGTTGCCTCATATTTACATATGTATGAAGAAGATAGAGCAAAATTATTTGAAAATATTAATGAATCATTAGAACCTGAAGGTATATTTATTGGAGAATTCTTTTCTGTAAATCAGTTAAATTTCTCAAGTGGTGGACCAAAGGATGAAAAGCTTTTATATAAAGTAGAAGATTTTAAAAATCATTATGCTTTTTGTGATGCAGATGTTAAAGAGCAAATTACCATCTTAGATGAAGGAAAAGGGCATCAAGGTGAAGCTAGTGTGATAAGAGTTTTACTTTCTAATAATTAA